The proteins below come from a single Actinomycetota bacterium genomic window:
- a CDS encoding type III pantothenate kinase, whose amino-acid sequence MLLAVDVGNTEITIGVFQGEELAQHWRASTVAERTADEHALLLDGFLAQEGLGLGDASGVVVSSVVPRLTQALREMVRRYCQVEPLVIEPGVRTGLPILTDNPREVGADRVVNAIAAYAAYGGPVVVVDFGTATTFDAVSERGEHLGAAIAPGIQISMNALVERTAQLRRVELVEPRSVIGKNTVESLQAGAIWGFAGQVDGIVRRMVAELGGEATVVATGGLAGAVLEACETVQRHEPWLTLHGLRIIWDRNRGSGGLKQ is encoded by the coding sequence GTGCTGCTCGCTGTCGACGTCGGCAACACCGAGATCACCATCGGCGTGTTCCAGGGCGAGGAGCTGGCCCAGCACTGGCGGGCGTCGACCGTGGCCGAGCGCACCGCCGACGAGCACGCCCTGCTGCTGGACGGCTTCCTGGCCCAGGAGGGGCTGGGGCTGGGCGACGCCTCCGGGGTGGTGGTCTCCTCGGTGGTGCCGCGGCTCACCCAGGCCCTGCGCGAGATGGTCCGGCGCTACTGCCAGGTCGAGCCGCTGGTGATCGAGCCCGGCGTCCGCACCGGGCTGCCGATCCTGACCGACAACCCGCGCGAGGTCGGGGCCGACCGGGTGGTGAACGCCATCGCCGCCTACGCCGCCTACGGCGGGCCGGTGGTGGTGGTCGACTTCGGCACCGCCACCACCTTCGACGCCGTCTCGGAGCGGGGCGAGCACCTGGGCGCGGCCATCGCCCCCGGCATCCAGATCTCCATGAACGCCCTGGTCGAGCGGACCGCCCAGCTGCGCCGGGTCGAGCTGGTGGAGCCCCGGTCGGTGATCGGCAAGAACACCGTGGAGAGCCTCCAGGCGGGGGCCATCTGGGGCTTCGCCGGCCAGGTCGACGGCATCGTCCGGCGCATGGTGGCCGAGCTGGGCGGCGAGGCCACCGTGGTCGCCACCGGCGGCCTGGCCGGGGCCGTGCTGGAGGCGTGCGAGACCGTCCAGCGCCACGAGCCCTGGCTCACCCTCCACGGTCTGCGGATCATCTGGGACAGGAACAGGGGGTCCGGGGGGCTCAAGCAATGA